A window from Macaca fascicularis isolate 582-1 chromosome 20, T2T-MFA8v1.1 encodes these proteins:
- the EXOSC6 gene encoding exosome complex component MTR3, whose protein sequence is MPGDHRRIRGPEESQPPQLYAADEEEAPAARDPTRLRPVYARAGLLSQAKGSAYLEAGGTKVLCAVSGPRQAEGGERGGGPAGSGGEAPAALRGRLLCDFRRAPFAGRRRRAPPGGGEERELALALQEALEPAVRLGRYPRAQLEVSALLLEDGGSALAAALTAAALALADAGVEMYDLVVGCGLSLAPGPAPTWLLDPTRLEEERAAAGLTVALMPVLNQVAGLLGSGEGGLIESWAEAVRLGLEGCQRLYPVLQQSLVRAARRRGAAAQP, encoded by the coding sequence ATGCCCGGGGACCACCGCCGCATCCGCGGCCCTGAAGAGTCGCAGCCGCCGCAGCTGTACGCGGCCGACGAGGAGGAGGCGCCCGCCGCCCGCGACCCAACGCGACTGCGGCCCGTGTACGCGCGCGCCGGGCTGCTGAGCCAGGCCAAAGGCTCGGCCTACCTGGAGGCGGGAGGCACAAAGGTGCTGTGTGCAGTGTCGGGCCCGCGACAGGCCGAGGGAGGCGAGCGCGGCGGCGGCCCGGCCGGATCTGGCGGCGAAGCCCCGGCCGCGCTGCGCGGTCGCCTGCTGTGCGACTTCCGCCGCGCGCCCTTCGCGGGCCGCCGGCGCCGCGCTCCCCCGGGCGGCGGCGAGGAGCGTGAGCTGGCGCTGGCGCTGCAGGAGGCACTGGAGCCGGCCGTGCGCCTGGGCCGCTACCCGCGCGCGCAGCTCGAGGTGTCGGCGTTGCTGCTGGAGGACGGCGGCTCGGCCCTGGCCGCCGCGCTCACCGCCGCCGCGCTCGCCCTGGCCGACGCGGGCGTTGAGATGTACGATCTGGTGGTGGGCTGTGGCCTGAGCCTCGCGCCGGGGCCCGCGCCCACTTGGCTGCTGGACCCCACGCGACTAGAGGAAGAGCGCGCCGCCGCGGGCCTCACCGTGGCGCTCATGCCTGTGCTGAATCAGGTGGCCGGGCTGCTGGGCAGCGGCGAGGGCGGCCTGATCGAGAGCTGGGCGGAGGCCGTACGCCTGGGGCTCGAGGGCTGCCAGCGCCTCTACCCCGTGCTGCAGCAGAGCCTGGTGCGGGCGGCGCGCCGCAGGGGCGCCGCCGCCCAGCCCTGA